In the Deinococcus misasensis DSM 22328 genome, one interval contains:
- a CDS encoding dihydrolipoamide acetyltransferase family protein, with protein sequence MPKEIRLPELAESVVEGEILRWMVEVGEKIEKDQPYIEVMTDKVTVELPSPISGVLQAQLVKVGDIVPVHAPIAIIAEAGEDTSAQPVSSPAQQDSLQKPEPKAEKAEKEDSGDDLSLFKAFGEAEQVKMPTSIRQPSAALKQTEAKINVAQNKHGRALAVPAARQLARELDLDINEVQGSGPNGRIRVIDVHQYAQSLKPVTSGAPSGFPAPVQYRTPKGYEALETRTPLRGMRRAISQQMQASHLYTVRTLTVDEANLSALVQLREKLKPHLEKDGVKLSYLPFIFKAIVSALKKFPALNTSFDEAKQEVVQKQYYNMGMAVATEAGLVVPVIRDADKKTVLELAQEIQEVAELARIGKLSPERMGGSSFSITNIGSIGALFSFPIINVPDAAIMGIHSIQKRPIVNAQDEIVVAHMMYLSLSFDHRLVDGAEAARFCKEVIRQLETPELLVLNA encoded by the coding sequence ATGCCAAAAGAAATCCGTCTGCCCGAGCTGGCAGAATCTGTGGTCGAGGGTGAAATCCTGCGCTGGATGGTCGAGGTCGGCGAGAAGATCGAAAAAGACCAGCCTTACATCGAAGTGATGACCGACAAAGTGACTGTCGAGTTGCCCAGTCCCATCTCGGGGGTGCTGCAAGCCCAACTGGTCAAGGTCGGAGACATCGTGCCTGTCCATGCTCCCATCGCCATCATTGCCGAAGCCGGCGAAGACACCTCCGCCCAGCCTGTGTCCTCTCCTGCCCAGCAAGACAGCCTGCAAAAACCCGAGCCCAAAGCTGAAAAGGCTGAAAAAGAAGACTCTGGCGACGACCTCAGCCTGTTCAAAGCCTTTGGTGAGGCCGAACAGGTCAAGATGCCCACCTCGATCCGTCAGCCTTCCGCAGCCCTGAAGCAGACCGAAGCCAAAATCAACGTGGCCCAGAACAAGCATGGCCGGGCTCTGGCGGTTCCTGCTGCCCGCCAACTGGCCCGAGAACTGGACCTCGACATCAACGAAGTGCAGGGCAGCGGTCCCAATGGGCGCATCCGGGTCATTGATGTGCACCAGTACGCCCAGAGCCTGAAACCCGTCACTTCTGGAGCACCCTCAGGCTTCCCTGCTCCGGTTCAATACCGCACCCCCAAAGGCTACGAGGCTCTGGAAACCCGCACCCCTTTGCGCGGCATGCGCCGGGCGATCAGCCAGCAAATGCAGGCCTCCCACCTGTACACCGTTCGCACCCTGACCGTGGACGAAGCCAACCTGAGTGCTCTGGTCCAATTGCGTGAAAAACTCAAACCCCACCTTGAAAAAGACGGAGTGAAACTCAGTTACCTGCCGTTCATCTTCAAGGCCATTGTCTCTGCCCTGAAAAAATTCCCTGCCCTGAACACCTCTTTCGACGAGGCCAAACAGGAAGTGGTGCAGAAGCAGTACTACAACATGGGCATGGCTGTCGCCACCGAAGCTGGACTGGTGGTTCCGGTCATCCGGGATGCCGACAAAAAGACCGTGCTGGAACTCGCTCAGGAAATTCAAGAAGTCGCCGAACTGGCCCGCATCGGAAAACTTTCTCCAGAGCGGATGGGAGGCAGCAGTTTCTCCATCACCAACATTGGTTCGATTGGGGCCCTCTTCAGCTTTCCAATCATCAATGTGCCAGACGCTGCCATCATGGGCATCCACAGCATCCAGAAGCGTCCCATCGTGAACGCTCAGGACGAAATCGTGGTGGCCCACATGATGTACCTGTCCCTCAGCTTCGATCACCGTCTGGTGGATGGTGCAGAAGCCGCCCGTTTCTGCAAAGAAGTGATCCGACAACTGGAAACGCCAGAGTTGCTGGTGTTGAACGCTTAA
- a CDS encoding uroporphyrinogen-III synthase encodes MAWFDGMRVLSLETRRREEMLTLIEKYEGVATVVPSLREVPLDTNHELMRFIERLEAGNVDYLVCMTGVGTRMFLRDVVKCYPEALKALKNVNIVIRGNKPLKALKEFGLSGIMVKKPHTWREVQDFLLSISLQDAFISILEFGEPTPVVLMDSLKEQGAAVQSIPVYRCVLPEDPRPLIEAVKSCIRGEFDVLLLSSGTQIVHFLKCARDMGLEFDLRQSLKRMVICSIGPACSEAVGDLDLSMDVEASPHKMGILVRQAAENAGVILQQKKPVTSWF; translated from the coding sequence ATGGCCTGGTTTGATGGAATGAGAGTGCTTTCTCTGGAAACCCGCAGACGCGAAGAAATGCTCACCCTGATTGAAAAATACGAAGGGGTGGCCACCGTGGTCCCCAGCCTGCGGGAAGTGCCTCTGGACACCAACCACGAACTGATGCGTTTCATTGAGCGCCTCGAAGCTGGAAATGTGGATTATCTGGTGTGCATGACCGGGGTGGGCACCCGCATGTTTCTGCGCGATGTGGTCAAATGCTACCCCGAGGCGTTAAAAGCCCTGAAGAACGTCAACATCGTGATCCGTGGCAACAAGCCCCTCAAAGCCCTCAAAGAATTTGGCCTCTCGGGGATCATGGTGAAAAAACCGCACACCTGGAGGGAGGTGCAGGATTTCCTGCTCTCCATCAGCTTGCAGGATGCCTTCATCAGCATTCTGGAATTCGGAGAGCCGACCCCTGTGGTCCTGATGGACAGCCTGAAAGAACAGGGAGCCGCTGTCCAGAGCATTCCTGTTTACCGCTGCGTCCTGCCCGAAGACCCCAGACCCCTGATCGAAGCGGTGAAAAGCTGCATCAGAGGTGAATTTGATGTGCTGTTGCTGTCCAGCGGAACCCAGATCGTGCACTTCCTGAAGTGTGCTCGGGACATGGGCTTGGAATTTGACCTGAGGCAATCCCTGAAGCGCATGGTGATCTGCTCGATTGGACCGGCTTGCAGCGAAGCTGTGGGAGACCTCGACCTCAGCATGGACGTGGAAGCCAGCCCCCATAAGATGGGCATTCTGGTGCGTCAGGCTGCCGAAAACGCCGGGGTGATTTTGCAACAAAAGAAGCCTGTGACGAGCTGGTTTTAG
- a CDS encoding sulfite reductase subunit alpha, with protein sequence MTLSDPKTVKTVCPYCGVGCGMLLHVENNTVVKVSGDTEHPANAGRLCTKGLTSFQVLNHAGRLKEAFVRKGRYAERLSMPMEQAIQETAKRIQSIIEKDGPEAFSFYLSGQISTEAQYLANKLAKGFLRTNHVETNSRLCMSSAAAGYKMSLGSDAPPGSYEDIENSDLFVVIGSNMADCHPILFLRVLDQVKARGAKLLVIDPKKTATADKADLYLPIKAGTDLAFLNGLLYLLIENHRTDETFIREFTEGFDELKTFVQDYTPEKVSAITGLPEKVLRHAARMISEAREFMTFWTMGLNQSTHGTWHTNAIINLHLATGKICRSGSGPFSLTGQPNAMGGREVGYMAHALPGQRVIASPEDRAFIEKLWGVKEGTILPKPGLDAVPMFEAMKEGKIKGVWVIGSNPVASMPNRQKVIDALEASELVIVQDAFLESETGNFADILLPGALWAEAEGIMVNSERNVALMQKAVDAPGESLPDWQIIAEVARALGYGAHFAYQSASEVFEEIKKSWNPKTGYDLRGITHERLQESTLQWPCPPEGEKRNPIRYLNDGVSQTLYTLPDGTQPELVFPTDTGKAKFLCRPYMPPQELPDAEYGFVLNTGRLPHQWHTLTKTGKIPTLNKLNPEPFIEIHPEDAKVLEVKNGDKLEVRSRRGKAVLPVLVSNRVQPKNLFAPIHWNDLYGEDLCINAVTSDAKDPISLQPELKFCAVALQKVHSEERELVSVAASKAESVPVPAFASPVDALRSALGLREMVTVSFESHEESYLSGFLVGLGRSYAPQMPTVPTLPTNAPLTPTKRDWVNGLLAGMFSRGAPGTLPEPSYSTAQSILILYGSQTGNAEGIAQTLSDSLESQAVSTRVLSMSDFKVEGLQNEHTVILISSTYGDGDPPDNAKLFWEDLTQFEGNLSHLKYAVLALGDSNYDSFCQFGKNLEARMQALGAHALHARVDCDADHSGTSSTWTKQLTRILSGQKAPEPRASSKAVSSKHSRANPFPARLVVNRRLTGVASEKDVRHFEFDLTGSGLTYEAGDALGVMPTNDPELVQEILLKLELSGKEQVTVKDGEQGLFEALFRQFDITRPSADLLHALAVQTGDPKLRALLNPERKAELRDFLWGKQIADLLSIYKVRFSAEEFAALLKPLQPRLYSISSSPRLDPNRVSLTVSVVRYPGMGKGRKGVSSGFLADRAQVSPVPVFVQRNATFKLPKDQSAPVIMIGPGTGIAPFRAFLHDRQASGATGKNWLFFGEQRQHSDFLYQEELLAMQQRGILHKLDTAFSRDQQEKIYVQQRMMQQAKDLYRWIQDGAHIYICGDANRMAKDVDHTLQKILMQQGSLSEDAAREHLKTLGGQKRYLRDVY encoded by the coding sequence ATGACCCTGTCAGACCCGAAAACCGTCAAAACCGTGTGTCCCTACTGTGGGGTGGGGTGCGGGATGCTGCTGCACGTTGAAAACAACACGGTGGTCAAGGTCTCTGGAGACACCGAACATCCTGCCAACGCTGGAAGGCTGTGCACCAAGGGCCTCACCTCCTTTCAGGTGCTGAACCATGCTGGACGCCTGAAAGAAGCTTTTGTGCGTAAGGGTCGGTATGCAGAGCGCCTGAGCATGCCCATGGAACAGGCCATTCAGGAGACCGCAAAGCGCATCCAGAGCATCATCGAGAAAGACGGTCCAGAGGCGTTTTCGTTTTACCTCTCGGGGCAGATTTCCACCGAAGCCCAGTACCTTGCCAACAAACTGGCCAAGGGTTTCCTGCGCACCAACCATGTGGAGACCAACTCAAGGCTGTGCATGTCGAGTGCAGCAGCGGGGTACAAGATGTCTCTGGGTTCAGACGCGCCTCCGGGCTCTTATGAGGACATCGAAAACAGCGACCTTTTTGTGGTGATCGGCTCCAACATGGCAGACTGTCACCCGATTTTGTTTTTGAGGGTGCTCGATCAGGTGAAGGCCAGAGGGGCCAAGCTGCTGGTGATCGATCCCAAAAAGACCGCCACCGCAGACAAAGCCGACCTGTACCTCCCCATCAAAGCCGGAACCGATCTGGCGTTCCTGAATGGCCTCTTGTACCTTCTCATCGAAAATCACCGCACCGACGAAACCTTCATTCGGGAGTTCACCGAGGGCTTCGATGAACTGAAAACCTTCGTGCAGGACTACACCCCCGAAAAAGTCAGTGCCATCACGGGCCTTCCCGAGAAGGTGCTGCGCCACGCTGCCCGCATGATCTCCGAGGCCAGAGAATTCATGACCTTCTGGACCATGGGCCTGAACCAGAGCACCCACGGCACATGGCACACCAATGCCATCATCAACCTGCATTTGGCAACAGGCAAAATTTGCCGCTCTGGAAGCGGTCCTTTCTCCCTGACCGGACAGCCCAACGCCATGGGAGGCCGCGAAGTGGGGTACATGGCCCACGCCCTGCCCGGCCAGAGGGTCATTGCCAGTCCTGAAGACCGTGCTTTCATCGAGAAACTCTGGGGGGTCAAGGAGGGCACCATCCTTCCCAAACCCGGTCTGGACGCTGTCCCAATGTTTGAGGCGATGAAAGAAGGCAAAATCAAAGGGGTGTGGGTGATCGGCAGCAATCCGGTGGCCTCCATGCCCAACCGCCAGAAGGTGATTGACGCTCTGGAAGCTTCAGAACTGGTGATTGTGCAGGACGCTTTTCTGGAAAGCGAAACTGGAAATTTTGCAGACATCCTGCTGCCCGGTGCCCTGTGGGCTGAAGCCGAAGGCATCATGGTCAACAGCGAACGCAACGTGGCCCTGATGCAAAAAGCCGTGGATGCCCCCGGAGAATCCCTGCCAGACTGGCAAATCATCGCTGAGGTCGCCAGAGCTCTGGGTTACGGAGCCCATTTTGCTTACCAGAGCGCCAGTGAAGTTTTCGAGGAAATCAAAAAGAGCTGGAACCCCAAAACCGGCTACGACCTGCGCGGCATCACCCATGAGCGGTTGCAGGAATCCACGTTGCAGTGGCCCTGCCCTCCAGAAGGGGAGAAGCGCAACCCGATTCGCTACCTGAACGATGGGGTCAGCCAGACGCTGTACACCCTGCCAGACGGCACCCAGCCCGAGCTGGTGTTTCCTACAGATACGGGAAAAGCCAAATTCCTGTGCAGGCCGTACATGCCCCCTCAGGAGCTTCCCGATGCGGAGTACGGCTTCGTGCTGAACACCGGACGCCTGCCCCACCAGTGGCACACCCTGACCAAAACCGGCAAAATCCCCACCCTGAACAAACTCAATCCAGAGCCGTTCATTGAAATCCATCCAGAAGATGCAAAAGTGCTGGAGGTCAAAAACGGTGACAAACTGGAGGTCAGGTCCAGACGTGGGAAAGCCGTTTTGCCCGTGCTGGTCAGCAACCGGGTGCAGCCCAAGAACCTTTTTGCCCCCATCCACTGGAACGACCTGTACGGCGAGGACCTGTGCATCAATGCCGTGACCAGCGATGCCAAAGACCCCATCTCCTTGCAGCCAGAGCTGAAATTCTGCGCTGTGGCCCTGCAAAAAGTGCACTCTGAAGAACGTGAACTGGTTTCGGTTGCAGCCAGCAAAGCCGAGTCTGTTCCTGTTCCGGCCTTTGCCAGCCCGGTGGACGCTTTGCGCTCTGCTCTGGGCCTGCGTGAAATGGTCACGGTCAGCTTCGAGTCCCACGAGGAAAGCTACCTCTCTGGGTTTCTGGTCGGTCTGGGACGGTCTTACGCTCCGCAGATGCCCACGGTGCCCACCCTGCCCACCAACGCCCCCCTGACCCCCACCAAGCGGGACTGGGTGAATGGTCTTTTGGCTGGAATGTTCTCCCGAGGTGCCCCCGGCACCCTCCCAGAGCCTTCTTACTCCACAGCCCAGAGCATCCTGATCCTGTACGGATCCCAGACCGGTAACGCCGAGGGCATCGCCCAGACGCTGTCCGACAGTCTGGAAAGTCAGGCGGTCTCCACTCGCGTCCTCAGCATGTCGGACTTCAAAGTGGAAGGATTGCAAAACGAGCACACCGTGATCCTGATTTCCAGCACCTACGGTGACGGCGATCCACCAGACAACGCCAAGTTGTTCTGGGAAGACCTGACCCAGTTCGAGGGGAACCTCTCCCACCTCAAATATGCGGTGCTGGCTCTGGGAGACAGCAATTACGATTCCTTCTGCCAGTTCGGCAAGAATCTCGAAGCCCGCATGCAAGCCCTGGGTGCCCATGCCCTCCATGCAAGGGTGGACTGCGATGCCGATCACTCTGGGACCTCCTCCACGTGGACCAAACAACTGACCCGCATCCTGTCCGGTCAGAAAGCCCCAGAGCCCAGAGCCTCCAGCAAAGCGGTGTCCAGCAAGCACTCTCGGGCCAATCCTTTCCCGGCCAGACTGGTGGTCAACCGCAGGCTGACCGGAGTTGCCTCAGAAAAAGACGTGCGTCATTTCGAGTTTGACCTGACCGGAAGTGGCCTGACCTACGAAGCCGGAGACGCCCTCGGGGTGATGCCCACCAACGACCCCGAGCTGGTGCAGGAAATCCTCCTGAAACTGGAACTCTCTGGCAAAGAGCAGGTGACGGTCAAAGACGGTGAACAGGGGCTGTTTGAAGCCCTGTTCAGGCAGTTTGACATCACCCGGCCCTCTGCGGATTTGCTGCACGCTCTGGCAGTGCAAACCGGAGATCCCAAGCTGCGTGCCCTGCTGAACCCCGAGCGCAAAGCCGAACTGCGGGATTTCCTGTGGGGCAAACAAATTGCTGATCTGCTCTCCATCTACAAAGTGCGTTTCTCTGCCGAGGAGTTCGCTGCACTTCTGAAACCTTTGCAGCCCCGCCTGTACAGCATTTCCTCCAGCCCCAGACTGGACCCCAACCGGGTGTCCCTCACGGTTTCGGTGGTGCGCTATCCCGGCATGGGCAAAGGACGCAAAGGGGTGTCCTCGGGCTTTCTGGCAGATCGGGCACAGGTCAGTCCAGTGCCGGTCTTCGTGCAGAGAAACGCCACCTTCAAGCTGCCCAAAGACCAGAGCGCTCCGGTCATCATGATCGGTCCGGGAACGGGCATCGCGCCATTCCGGGCTTTCCTGCATGACCGTCAGGCCAGCGGAGCCACCGGAAAAAACTGGCTGTTCTTCGGAGAGCAGCGCCAGCACAGCGATTTCCTGTATCAGGAAGAACTGCTGGCCATGCAACAGCGGGGCATCCTCCACAAACTGGACACCGCCTTTTCCCGCGACCAGCAAGAAAAAATTTACGTCCAGCAACGCATGATGCAGCAGGCCAAAGACCTCTACCGCTGGATTCAGGACGGTGCCCACATCTACATCTGCGGTGACGCCAACCGCATGGCCAAAGACGTGGACCACACCCTCCAGAAGATCCTGATGCAGCAGGGCAGCCTGTCGGAAGATGCAGCCAGAGAACACCTCAAGACCCTCGGGGGGCAAAAACGCTACCTCAGGGACGTGTATTAA
- the nirD gene encoding nitrite reductase small subunit NirD — protein sequence MTQLLTRDDNNQAVWVPVCELNDILLHAGVAAKVNGKQVAIFRVEEEVLYAISNFDPFTKANVLSRGIVGTRGGVYKVASPLLKHSFNLQTGEYLDDPTIKVPTFEVRVENGKVWVKG from the coding sequence ATGACACAACTGCTGACCAGAGACGACAACAATCAGGCTGTTTGGGTTCCTGTGTGCGAATTGAACGACATCCTGCTGCATGCCGGAGTGGCCGCAAAAGTGAACGGCAAACAGGTCGCCATCTTCCGGGTGGAAGAAGAGGTGCTGTACGCCATCAGCAACTTTGATCCTTTCACCAAAGCCAACGTGCTCTCCAGAGGCATCGTGGGCACCAGAGGCGGCGTTTACAAGGTGGCTTCTCCTTTGCTGAAACACAGCTTCAACCTGCAAACCGGTGAGTACCTCGATGACCCCACCATCAAGGTTCCCACCTTTGAAGTGCGTGTGGAAAACGGAAAAGTATGGGTCAAGGGGTAA
- the nirB gene encoding nitrite reductase large subunit NirB, which produces MSTQPTHRLLVIGNGMVGHKFLEALQNKTHNMEVTVLCEEPRLAYDRVHLSSYFEKPRPDLAMGRIEDYQSWGVRVVMEKATHIDRENKTVHTGSRALKYDTLVLATGSYPFVPPIAGKEGQGCFVYRTIEDLEAIEGYAEQATEGVVIGGGLLGLEAAGALKALGVKTHVVEFAPCLMPVQVDEQGGKLLKKKIEQMGITVHTSTATQSIDLLDGKVKGLTFADGRSIEAQMVIFSAGIRPRDELARASGLAVGERGGISINENCQTSDPSIYAIGECALYQGRIYGLVAPGYTMARVVADQLTGGESQFTGADMSTKLKLLGVDVGSFGDAFGQTSGSEEMFFTDPIKGTYKKLVLSSDGKKVLGGVLVGDTSDYSTLHSMFSTGMDIPGGAEHLLVPAPAGGTQIKATLPLTATVCSCENVSKGTICDAVAGGAQDIASLKKCTKAGTGCGGCVPMVTDILKEQLLAMGQEVNNHLCEHFSYSRQELFDLIRIKEYRTFQDVLEHHGQGLGCEICKPAVASILASLYNEYILKKEHAPLQDTNDRFLANMQRDGTYSVVPRVAGGEITPEKLIVLGEVAKKYNLYCKITGGQRIDLFGARQEQLPLIWADLIAAGFESGHAYGKSLRTVKTCVGETWCRYGVQDSTALGIKLEERYKGLRAPHKLKGGVSGCTRECAEAQGKDFGIIATEKGWNLYVAGNGGMKPKHAQLLAADLDEATLVRYLDRFLMYYIRTADRLQRTSVWLEKLEGGMEYLKKVVVEDSLGIGAELEAAMEQHVGTYHCEWQATLSNPEKMKHFRHFINTDESDDNVVMVEERGQIRPAFDFEKADLLPMISGD; this is translated from the coding sequence ATGTCAACACAACCCACACACCGCCTTCTGGTGATTGGCAACGGAATGGTCGGCCACAAATTTTTGGAAGCCTTACAAAACAAGACCCACAACATGGAGGTGACGGTGCTCTGCGAGGAACCCAGACTCGCATACGACCGGGTTCACCTCTCCAGTTATTTTGAGAAACCCCGCCCGGACCTCGCGATGGGCCGCATCGAGGACTACCAGAGCTGGGGCGTCCGTGTGGTGATGGAAAAAGCCACCCACATCGACCGTGAAAACAAAACCGTGCACACCGGCAGTCGCGCATTGAAATACGACACACTGGTGCTGGCCACCGGTTCTTACCCCTTTGTGCCACCCATCGCAGGCAAAGAGGGGCAAGGCTGCTTTGTTTACCGCACCATCGAAGATCTGGAAGCCATCGAAGGCTACGCCGAACAGGCCACAGAAGGTGTGGTCATTGGCGGAGGTCTGCTCGGGTTGGAAGCTGCCGGAGCCCTCAAAGCGCTGGGTGTAAAAACCCACGTGGTGGAATTCGCCCCTTGCCTGATGCCTGTGCAGGTGGATGAGCAAGGCGGCAAGCTCCTCAAGAAGAAAATCGAGCAGATGGGCATCACCGTGCACACCAGCACCGCCACCCAGAGCATCGACCTTTTGGATGGCAAAGTGAAGGGCCTGACTTTTGCAGATGGCCGCTCCATTGAGGCCCAGATGGTGATTTTCAGCGCTGGAATCCGGCCCAGAGACGAACTGGCCCGTGCCAGTGGTCTTGCCGTCGGAGAACGGGGTGGCATCTCCATCAATGAAAATTGCCAGACCAGCGATCCCAGCATTTACGCCATCGGAGAGTGCGCACTCTATCAAGGTCGCATTTACGGACTGGTGGCCCCCGGTTACACCATGGCCCGCGTGGTCGCCGACCAGCTGACCGGAGGGGAAAGCCAGTTCACCGGAGCCGACATGAGCACCAAGCTCAAACTGCTCGGGGTGGATGTGGGGTCTTTTGGAGACGCTTTCGGACAAACCTCTGGCAGTGAAGAGATGTTCTTCACCGATCCCATCAAAGGCACCTACAAGAAACTGGTGCTTTCCTCAGACGGCAAAAAAGTGCTGGGGGGCGTGCTGGTGGGTGACACCTCCGATTACAGCACCCTCCACAGCATGTTCTCTACCGGAATGGACATCCCCGGAGGAGCAGAGCACCTGCTGGTCCCTGCCCCTGCTGGAGGCACCCAGATCAAAGCCACCTTGCCCCTGACCGCCACCGTGTGCTCCTGCGAGAACGTCTCCAAGGGAACCATTTGTGACGCTGTGGCAGGCGGAGCGCAGGACATCGCCAGCCTCAAAAAGTGCACCAAAGCAGGCACTGGATGCGGAGGCTGCGTCCCGATGGTCACCGACATCCTGAAAGAACAACTGCTGGCCATGGGTCAGGAAGTGAACAACCACCTGTGTGAGCACTTCTCTTATTCCAGACAGGAACTCTTTGACCTGATCCGCATCAAGGAATACCGCACCTTTCAGGACGTGCTTGAGCACCACGGTCAGGGTCTGGGTTGTGAAATCTGCAAACCTGCCGTTGCCAGCATTCTGGCCAGCCTGTACAACGAATACATCCTCAAAAAAGAACATGCCCCACTGCAAGACACCAACGACCGTTTCCTTGCCAACATGCAGCGGGACGGCACCTACAGCGTGGTCCCCAGAGTGGCTGGCGGCGAAATCACCCCCGAGAAACTGATCGTGCTGGGCGAGGTGGCCAAAAAGTACAACCTGTACTGCAAAATCACCGGAGGACAGCGCATCGACCTGTTCGGTGCCCGTCAGGAACAGCTTCCCCTGATCTGGGCCGACCTGATTGCTGCGGGCTTCGAGTCCGGTCATGCGTACGGCAAATCCCTGCGCACCGTCAAAACCTGCGTCGGGGAAACGTGGTGCAGGTATGGGGTGCAAGACTCCACCGCCCTCGGCATCAAACTGGAAGAGCGCTACAAGGGCCTGCGTGCCCCCCACAAACTCAAAGGGGGCGTCTCGGGATGCACCCGCGAATGTGCAGAAGCGCAGGGCAAAGACTTCGGCATCATCGCCACCGAGAAGGGCTGGAACCTGTACGTGGCTGGAAACGGCGGAATGAAACCCAAGCACGCCCAACTGCTGGCCGCAGACCTCGATGAAGCCACCTTGGTCCGGTACCTTGACCGCTTCCTGATGTACTACATTCGCACCGCAGATCGCCTGCAACGCACCAGCGTCTGGCTGGAAAAACTGGAAGGCGGCATGGAGTACCTGAAGAAAGTGGTCGTGGAAGATTCCCTCGGGATCGGAGCCGAACTGGAAGCCGCCATGGAGCAGCATGTGGGCACCTACCACTGCGAATGGCAGGCCACCCTCTCCAACCCCGAGAAGATGAAACACTTCCGCCACTTCATCAACACCGATGAGTCCGACGACAACGTGGTGATGGTCGAGGAACGCGGCCAGATCCGCCCGGCCTTTGACTTCGAGAAAGCCGACCTGCTTCCGATGATCTCGGGAGATTGA
- a CDS encoding CmpA/NrtA family ABC transporter substrate-binding protein has translation MTKISRRQFIKAASVTAASAVPAVNFVKAQSKKIQLGFIALTDCASLVMAKELGYFEKYGVDVDIVKMASWAATRDALLTGDIQGAHCLFSMPFSVYTGIGGQAGKELPIAMMLNNNGQAITLESGFKGVGTDLKKVKDRVESLIKGGKAPTFAMTFPGGTHDIWLRYWLAAANIDQSKVGIITVPPPQMVANMKVGNMDGYCVGEPWGGVAAAQGIGFTHITTQQIWKHHPEKALVLNKQFSERKDDVIAIMRAILDASAWLDNLANRRKAASVIGQSKYVNASPEIIQARLEGRYDMGEGIGMKQFLDDMMLFSRKGATSMPRHGHAIWFMTQYVRFGYLKKLPDVEKIAEKLIMQDLYKQVAKEAGLKLPDDDMKAWTMTLDKAKFDPNKPEAYLKDYSI, from the coding sequence ATGACCAAAATCAGCCGTCGTCAATTCATCAAAGCGGCCTCTGTGACCGCCGCCAGTGCCGTGCCCGCTGTGAACTTCGTGAAGGCCCAGAGCAAAAAAATCCAGCTCGGTTTCATTGCACTGACCGATTGCGCCAGTCTGGTGATGGCCAAAGAACTCGGGTACTTCGAGAAATATGGCGTGGATGTGGACATCGTCAAAATGGCTTCCTGGGCCGCCACCCGCGACGCCCTGCTGACCGGAGACATTCAGGGGGCACACTGCCTGTTCAGCATGCCTTTCAGTGTCTACACCGGAATCGGTGGTCAGGCAGGCAAAGAGTTGCCCATCGCCATGATGCTCAACAACAACGGTCAGGCCATCACGCTGGAAAGCGGATTCAAAGGTGTGGGCACCGACCTCAAAAAAGTCAAAGACCGGGTGGAAAGCCTGATCAAAGGCGGCAAAGCTCCCACTTTTGCCATGACCTTCCCCGGAGGGACCCACGACATCTGGCTGCGTTACTGGCTGGCCGCCGCCAACATCGACCAGAGCAAAGTCGGGATCATCACCGTGCCCCCACCGCAAATGGTCGCCAACATGAAAGTCGGCAACATGGATGGTTACTGCGTGGGCGAACCCTGGGGAGGAGTGGCCGCTGCACAGGGCATTGGTTTCACCCACATCACCACCCAGCAAATCTGGAAACACCACCCCGAGAAAGCCCTGGTCCTCAACAAACAGTTCTCTGAGCGCAAAGACGACGTGATCGCCATCATGCGGGCCATTCTGGACGCCAGCGCATGGCTTGACAACCTTGCGAACCGCCGCAAAGCCGCCAGCGTGATCGGTCAATCGAAATACGTCAATGCCTCTCCTGAGATCATTCAAGCCCGCCTTGAAGGCCGTTACGATATGGGTGAAGGCATCGGCATGAAGCAATTCCTGGACGACATGATGCTGTTCTCTCGCAAAGGGGCCACCAGCATGCCCAGACACGGCCACGCCATCTGGTTCATGACCCAGTACGTGCGTTTCGGCTACCTGAAAAAGCTGCCTGATGTGGAAAAAATCGCCGAGAAACTGATCATGCAGGACCTCTACAAACAGGTCGCCAAAGAAGCCGGTCTGAAACTGCCCGACGACGACATGAAAGCCTGGACCATGACCCTCGACAAAGCCAAGTTCGATCCCAACAAACCCGAGGCTTACCTCAAGGACTACAGCATTTAA